From the Lepidochelys kempii isolate rLepKem1 chromosome 2, rLepKem1.hap2, whole genome shotgun sequence genome, one window contains:
- the LOC140906167 gene encoding uncharacterized protein — MKDRGYNRDPKQCRMKLKELRQAYQKTREANGRSRSEPQTCRFYDELHAILGGSATTTPAVLFDSFNGDGGNMEAGFGDEEDDSSQQASGETGFPDSQELFLTLDLEPVPSEPIQGCLPDPPGGEGTSAACVSRITGSSPSQRLAKIRRRKKLTHDEMFSELMLSSHTDRAQMNAWRQTMSECRKAQNDPQKRWWAEERAEAESLYVIEH, encoded by the exons atgaaggacagaggatataacagggacccgaagcagtgccgcatgaaacttaaggagctgaggcaagcctaccagaaaaccagagaggcaaacggccgctccaggtcagagccccaaacatgccgcttctatgatgagttgcatgctattttagggggttcagccaccactaccccagccgtgttgtttgactccttcaatggagatggaggcaacatggaagcaggttttggagacgaggaagatgatagctcacagcaagcaagcggagaaactggttttcccgacagccaggaactgtttctcaccctggacctggagccagtaccctccgaacccatccaaggctgcctcccggacccgccaggtggagaagggacctctg ctgcatgtgtttcaaggattacaggatcttctccttcccagaggctagcgaagattagaaggcgaaaaaaactcactcacgatgaaatgttctctgaactcatgctgtcctcccacactgacagagcacagatgaatgcatggaggcagacaatgtcagagtgcaggaaagcacaaaatgacccgcagaagaggtggtgggctgaagagagggctgaagctgaaag TCTTTATGTGATAGAACACTAG